A single window of Candoia aspera isolate rCanAsp1 chromosome 3, rCanAsp1.hap2, whole genome shotgun sequence DNA harbors:
- the PPIL1 gene encoding peptidyl-prolyl cis-trans isomerase-like 1 isoform X1: protein MAAVPPDTWQPPTVSVETTMGLIILELYWKHAPKTCKNFAELSRRGYYNGTKFHRIIKDFMIQGGDPTGTGRGGASIYGKQFEDELHPELKFTGAGILAMANAGPDTNGSQFFITLAPTQWLDGKHTIFGRVCQGIGIINRVGMVETNAQDRPVDDVKLLKVFPSG, encoded by the exons ATGGCTGCAGTGCCTCCAGATACTTGGCAACCGCCAACTGTTTCGGTGGAAACCAC TATGGGGCTCATCATTTTGGAGCTGTACTGGAAGCATGCacccaagacttgcaaaaatttTGCCGAGCTGTCCAGACGAGGTTATTACAATGGCACAAAGTTTCATAGGATAATCAAAGATTTCATGATCCAGGGGGGTGATCCAACAGGAACTG GAAGAGGAGGAGCATCTATCTATGGCAAGCAATTTGAAGATGAACTCCACCCAGAATTGAAGTTTACAG GTGCAGGAATCCTTGCTATGGCGAATGCAGGTCCAGATACAAATGGAAGCCAGTTCTTTATTACATTAGCACCAACCCAATGGCTTGATGGCAAGCACACCATCTTTGGTCGTGTTTGCCAAGGAATTGGGATAATCAACAGAGTGGGCATGGTGGAAACCAATGCACAAGATCGTCCAGTGGATGATGTAAAGCTTTTGAAAGTTTTTCCATCTGGCTAG
- the PPIL1 gene encoding peptidyl-prolyl cis-trans isomerase-like 1 isoform X2 has product MGLIILELYWKHAPKTCKNFAELSRRGYYNGTKFHRIIKDFMIQGGDPTGTGRGGASIYGKQFEDELHPELKFTGAGILAMANAGPDTNGSQFFITLAPTQWLDGKHTIFGRVCQGIGIINRVGMVETNAQDRPVDDVKLLKVFPSG; this is encoded by the exons ATGGGGCTCATCATTTTGGAGCTGTACTGGAAGCATGCacccaagacttgcaaaaatttTGCCGAGCTGTCCAGACGAGGTTATTACAATGGCACAAAGTTTCATAGGATAATCAAAGATTTCATGATCCAGGGGGGTGATCCAACAGGAACTG GAAGAGGAGGAGCATCTATCTATGGCAAGCAATTTGAAGATGAACTCCACCCAGAATTGAAGTTTACAG GTGCAGGAATCCTTGCTATGGCGAATGCAGGTCCAGATACAAATGGAAGCCAGTTCTTTATTACATTAGCACCAACCCAATGGCTTGATGGCAAGCACACCATCTTTGGTCGTGTTTGCCAAGGAATTGGGATAATCAACAGAGTGGGCATGGTGGAAACCAATGCACAAGATCGTCCAGTGGATGATGTAAAGCTTTTGAAAGTTTTTCCATCTGGCTAG